CATCCCGTCACGAGCGGTCGCGTAGTGCAGTTCTCGGGACTCGAACTGGGCCTGCTCGTCCGCGACGGCACCGTCGGCGTCGAGCATGTAGCGCACCCGGTCGGCCAGCTTGGCCAGATCACGGGGGCACTGACGGCAGGCGTTCTCCACCAACAACCGTTCCACCTCACCGGCACGGTGCTGGGCGTGCTCAGGCAGCCGGGACACACAGCGGGAGATCACCCGCGCGTGCTCCAGCCCGATCACACCCTCACCGAGTGCTTGTCCGGTCGCCGGTAGCGCAACCTCCGGCCCAGCGACACCAGCGGCGTTGTCGGTGTCCTCACCGGTGTTCGGCAAGGTGGCGGTGGCGATACGGACACGGTTCGTGGCGTCCTGGCCGTCGATGTTGAGCAGGTTCTTCAGCCACACCTGCGTGGAGCGCACACCACGAGCGGCGTGCAGGCGGCGGCGGTCGGCCTCGGCGATCAACCGCAGCTGCTCCATCCGCGCCTGACGAATCTGCCGTTCCACCTCACCGATCCGGGTCGCGAGTTCCTCATCGGTCAGGGAGGTCACCGCAGGCGGGCACGACCCGCCCGGCGTGGGCATGTCCCACGCGGGCAAGGCGGACACGACCGCACCCGCGCCAGCGGCGGGCGTCGCGTCCTGGGTGGTCATCAGCGGTGTCATGCATCAATTCTCTCAAGAATCGAACGTGGTTTCGAGCGAATAACCGTCGCACAATCAGGTGATCACAACACGGCTAAAACACGAAAATCCTTAGCTGGTACCAGAAGCCGCAAATATTGGAAGGTCAATGATCGGCGTGTCGGTGGCCTTTGCCCGCACAGAAACGTGAATTCGCTACTGTCCTGTTAGGACTGCACTGGTTTTCGCTGCTGCGTCGACGACTAAGGCCGGTCGGTCGGTCGACAGCCAGACCCCAGAAGCCCAAACCGCCAGCCCGCACACCACAGCGACCCGGCACACGACCTGCCGGTGGCGGAGCAACCCACGACTAAACCGGCAGAGGACTCGGCCACCACGCTCCCCGCAAGGTGTCCAAGATGGCGGGGTCCGTTCCATACCGGGTCATCCCCGTGACATAAAGCCAAAACGGGGCTGTGGTCCGGATGTCAAGCCTGCCAACCCCGAAGGGGCGGCCGCCAGGCCGGGCTTGACATCCGGATCACAGCCCCCACAATCCCCCAAACCACGGGGATGACCCCCACCGCAACACAACAGAAAAAGCCCCAACCACCCGCAATACGGCAAGCGGCGCACCACAGCCCCACCGAACACGACGAAACCAGCCAAAGACATCGACCACCCCGACGCCGCCAACGAACGTCAGGGGTCTAAGCGATGATCCCGCCATGTCGAGAAAACTGTTCGACGGCGAGGTGTGGGTCCACTACGGGCAGATATACGTCGAGAGCGGAGGTCAGCACCTAGACCTGCAGGAGTCCTTCGCCGGACAGCGCAACGGCTTGCTCGGCGCGGCTGAGCGCGGTGGGCTGTTCCTGATCACCGGCCTGCACACGGGAGAAGTCGGCTTCACCGTCGAACTCCACGAGCAGGCCCCACCGGTCGACGACACCTGGGAGGAGATCGTCGAGGCCTCGTACCAGCCGCTGGGCGACGTCGAGCTCGTCTGCTGGGGCGGAGAGGGCAGCTGGCCGCTCGACCTGGACGGGTTCGAGTACCGGGCCCGCTACCACGCGGTACGGATGGACGAGGCGAACGACCTGGACACCCGGGCGGCCGACGAGCCGCTGGTGGACCGCTACCTGCTCCAGTTCTGGCCGGCGCCACCGGCGCCCGACCGGGTCCTCAAGCAGAGCAGCGAGAACGCCGCATACTGGCACAGCACCGTCGGGAGCTGAAAAAGCGGTGGGCGCGAACGCCGCAGCGTTCGCGCCCACTCGTCGTGCCGGGATCAGGCCTCTTCGAGGTCGGATTCCTTCACGTAGACCCAGCGGTGGTTGTAGGAGATCGGGACGTACGTCTCGCCCCCTAGGACCACCTTGTGGTTGTTCGGGTCGTTCACGCCGTCGTAGCCGACGTTGTAGTAGATCGCCCGGCTCGCGCGGCCCGCGACGTACACCTGGCCCTGGGGGAGCTTGTACGGCAGCGGTTTGATCACCAGCGGGTCGAGCCCGTTCGGGAACTCGTCGGCGTCCGGCAGGGCCATGCCGTAGGTCGGGACGTCGGCGCGCACCGGGGTCACCAGCTCGGCGTCGTCGGCCGGGGCGGTGTTCACGCCGCCCGGGTCGCGCAGCCAGGCCTTCTTGCCGTCGAACCACAGCGCCAGCCAGTCGCCGCGGCGCTCCGCGACCGCGTACTGGCGGCCGACGGTGGCCTTGGCCGACCAGTCCTCGATCCTGGTGGTGCCGGGCGAGCCGTCCGGGTGCACCGAGGCCGAGCTGAGCAGCGGGGCGTCGTCGCGCGGGGCGCTGCGCAGGTAGAGGAAGTTCGCCGGCTGCGAGGGCAGTTCGCGGCACTCCTCCTTCGGCGGGCACTCGGTCACCACCGGCCGGTTCGTGTCGAACCGGGGGAAGATGGTCACCACGTCGTCGCCGCCGGTGTCGCCGTCCAGCGGGGCGTCGAGCAGGTTCATGTAGTGCGCCCAGTCCCAGTACGGGCCCGGGTCGTAGTGCTCGCCGCCTGCCTGCTCCGGCTTGTCGGCGCTGACCTCGTCGTGGCCGAGGATGTGCTCGCGGTCCAGCGGGATGTCGTACTTGTCCGCCAGGTACTTCACCAGCTGCGCCGACGAGCGGTACATCTGCTCGGTGTACCAGGTGCCTCCCTCGGCGGCCCAGCCCTCGTGCTCGATGCCGATGGAGCGCATGTTGCGGTCCCAGCTGCCCGCGTGCCACGCCATGTCCTTGGTGGGCACCATCTGCGTGACCTCACCGTCGGAGGAGCGGATCACGTAGTGCGAGGCCGAGCCGTGCGCCGGGTTCTGGAACAGCGAGATCGTCGACTGGTACGAGGTCTCGGTGTCGTGGATGACGATGGAGTTGATCCGGACGTCCTTCGGCCGGTTCGCCGTGTCGTAGTTGCCGTAACCGCCGGTGGGGTCCTCCGGGTCGGTCGGCGCGTAGGCGGCCGGGATGTACTTGCAGTCCAGCTCGGCCGGGCACTCCGCCTTCGGCTCGACCCGGGCGGCCTGGACGTCGGCGAGGTTGGTGCCGGTGAGGTCGCGGTCCGGCGTCACCTCGGGGATCTTGGCGAAGCCGACCTGCTGACCGGTCGAGGTGGTGCGGCTGCGGCCGCTGTCGAGCACCTCGTAGACGGAGTCGGCGAAGGACCGCGCGCCGCTGGCCTGCGGGCTGCCGCTGAGTTCCGCGACCGCCGGGTACCAGCCGCCCAGCGTGTTGGGCAGTTGCCCGTCGCCGAGCTGCTTGGCGCGTTCGGCCAGCAGCGCGGCACCGGCCCGGATGTTCTGCGCCGGATCGCGCTTGACCTGCTCCGGTGGGAGGTCGACGAGTTCGGCGGCCTCGGTCAGGGTGTGCAGGGTGGGGTTGTCGGCGAGCTTCCTCAGCTTGGGGTTCTCGCGGCGCAGCTGCTCGAAGTCGACCTCGGTGAGGTGCATCGGGCCGTAGCCGCCTGCCTTGCTCTGCTCGCCGCGGTGGTCCTCCCACCTGGTGAGCTGGTAGGAGGTGGCCAGCAGCAGCGGCGCCGGGACGCCGAACTCGGCGGCGGCCGATTCGAAGGCCTGCTGCTCGGTGGAGCGTGGTTCGTCTGGTGAGGTGCCTGCGGCGGGCTGGGCGGCACCGGCCAGCAGACCGGTGGCAGCGGCCGTCACCGCGGCAGCTCGCCACCAGCGGGGTTTTCTGGTGGTCAAGGTCTTTGCTACCTCGCTAATTCCATCGCGGATGTCCTCAGTGGAGGATTGAGGTTCCCGCGCCGCCATCGCGGAACCTGCCAGTCCGGGGAGGCGGCGTGTCCGGAAGTGATCAAGAGCTTACGTCGCGACGGTCCCCGGTCGGGCCCGTTCTCCCAGATTCCCGGGACATCGCTGAGGAGCCTTTCTGCTTGGTCGGAGCGGCGCAGTCCCTCAAGACATCCACGCTCCCCGCGCCCCCGATGGTTCACCGGCGCTCGACCTCCAGCGCCGTCGAGGTAGCAGGATCGGCGCATGTCTGTTCAGCAGGTACTCAGCCTGATCGTCGAGGACGGCCTGATCACCGCGTTCCACAACACGATCCGGTCCGATTTCGCGGAGTTCGAGCGGGGCGCCTAGGCGGTCATGCGCTCGACGGTGTCGAGAACCTCCGACCAGGGGATCCCGGGCGCGTTCCCGCTGCGCGGGCCGTGCGCGGCGAACTGGTCGTCGAGCAGGAGGTGCACTCCGGCGGCCCGCAGCGTGTCCACATGGGACTGCCAGGCCGGGTGCCGGACCTGCGTGGCGTTGATCTTCGGGAACACCACCACCGGCACCTCCGGAGTTCCGATGGCCTCGCCGAGCGTGGTCAGCGCCTGGTTGTCGGCGATCCCCAGCGCGAGCTTGACGACGGTGTTGGCGGTGGCGGGGCAGGCGACGTAGCAGTCGATGTCCGGATGCGGCCGCCCTTCCCCGGGCAACCGCGCCTCGACCCGGCAAGGCAGCCCGGTGACCTGCGAAATACGCTCCACCTCACCGATGGCCCGAAGCCACTCACCCGCGGTCGGCGTCAAGGTGACGGCGACCTGCCAGCCCCGGTCGATGGCGGGCTCGACGAGCTCACCCCGAAGTCCCTCAACCCCGCCAGCCCCGCAACCGATCACCCCGAGAGTCCGCACCACCCGAGTATGCAGCGCCCCACCGACCGTCTTGTCACGCGAGCCCGGCGGTGAGGTTTCGCATGCAGTGGGCGGCGAGGTCCGCGACCGGCGGCGATTCGGTTTCCGCCGCCGCCCAGGTCTCGACCGCCACGCGGATCGCCGTGGTGGCCGCCGCCGCTGTCAGGCGGACTCGGAGGTCGGTCGGTTCCGCGCCGATGCGCTGGGCGAGGAGCGGCAGGAGCTGTTGCTCCGAGTCCTGGTTCACCGTTGCCCACACCGTGCGCAGGGCCGGGTCGTCGACCGCCGCGCGGAGGAGGCCGCGGGTCCATTCGAGGGAGCCGGCCTCGTCCGCTTCGCGGACGGTCATCGCGCGTTGCGCCGCTCGTTCCAGGGCTTCCGGCAGCGGGACGTCGTCGGGCGTCTCGGCCAGCAGGTCCTGCCAGCGGCGGGCTCCGAAGTTCAGCAGGGGCGCGACGGCGTCCTGCTTGGTGCGGAAGTAGCGGTAGAAGGTGCGGAGGCTCACGCCCGCCCGCTCCGCGATCGACTCGGCCGTCGTGCCGTCGGAGCCGTGCTCGGCGAACAGCGCGGCGGCCGCGCGGGCGATCTCCAGCTGGGTGGCCGCCTTGCGGCGTTCGGTGAGGCTCACACCCCCAGTCTAGGAACAAACTGCCGATGTGGCACGTTGTGCCATATCGACACGTCGTGTCAACGAGGGAAGGGGACAGTCATGGAACGCTTCGCGGACCGCCGGGTGCTGATCACGGGCGCTGGCTCCGGGATCGGGCAGGCCACGGTGCAGCGGATCCTCGCCGAAGGCGGGCGGGTCGCCGCGCTGGACCGCAGCGAGGAAGGGCTGGCGGCGACCGAGGCCGCGGCGGCGGACAACGCCGAGCGCCTGACCACGATGACCGTCGACATCGCCGACGAGGCCGCCGTGCGCGCGGGCGTGGCCGGCGCGGTGGCCGAGCTCGGCGGGCTCGACGTGCTGGTGAACGCGGCGGGCGTCCTGCGCTCGGCGCACACCCACGAGACCACGCTGGAGTTCTGGAACTCGATCCTGCAGATCAACCTGACCGGCACGTTCCTGGTGACCAGGGAAGCGCTGCCCGCGCTGCTGGAGTCCGGCCGCGGCGTGGTGGTCAACTTCAGCTCGACCTCGGCGAGCTTCGCGCACCCCTACATGGCCGCCTACGCCGCCTCCAAGGGCGGGATCCAGTCGTTCACCCACGTGCTGGCCAGCGAATACGCCTCGCAGGGCCTCCGCGCGGTCGCGCTGGCGCCCGGCTCGATCAGCAGCGGCATGACCACCGGCCGCGGTCCCGGCCTGCCCGAGGACGCGGACATGAGCCTGTTCACCAAGCTCTACCCGGTGGTCATGAAGGGCATGGCCCCGCCGGAGACGGTCGCGGGCCTGGTGGCGGCGCTGGCCTCCGACGACGGAGCCTTCGTCACCGGCACCGAGCTCCGCGTCGACGGCGGAACCCACATGTGACCCCAACGGTATTCGGCCCGTGAGCCTGCCGCGTTGTAGCTTTCGCGGGAAGCTCGCGGGCCGAAGTCCAGGAGGAGTCGTGGGGTTTTCCGGAGTCAGGCTGGCGCGCCTGCGAGAGGTGCTGTCCAGGTACGTGGACAGCGGGACGATGCCGGGTCTGGTGGCTGCGGTGAGCAGGCGCGGTGAGACGCGCATCGAGGCGCTCGGTGCGCGGGAGTTCGGCGGCGAACCGATGCGCCGGGACGCGATCTTCCGCATCGCATCGATGACCAAGCCGATCACCGCCGCCGCGGTGC
This portion of the Saccharopolyspora antimicrobica genome encodes:
- a CDS encoding N-acetylmuramoyl-L-alanine amidase, which gives rise to MTAAATGLLAGAAQPAAGTSPDEPRSTEQQAFESAAAEFGVPAPLLLATSYQLTRWEDHRGEQSKAGGYGPMHLTEVDFEQLRRENPKLRKLADNPTLHTLTEAAELVDLPPEQVKRDPAQNIRAGAALLAERAKQLGDGQLPNTLGGWYPAVAELSGSPQASGARSFADSVYEVLDSGRSRTTSTGQQVGFAKIPEVTPDRDLTGTNLADVQAARVEPKAECPAELDCKYIPAAYAPTDPEDPTGGYGNYDTANRPKDVRINSIVIHDTETSYQSTISLFQNPAHGSASHYVIRSSDGEVTQMVPTKDMAWHAGSWDRNMRSIGIEHEGWAAEGGTWYTEQMYRSSAQLVKYLADKYDIPLDREHILGHDEVSADKPEQAGGEHYDPGPYWDWAHYMNLLDAPLDGDTGGDDVVTIFPRFDTNRPVVTECPPKEECRELPSQPANFLYLRSAPRDDAPLLSSASVHPDGSPGTTRIEDWSAKATVGRQYAVAERRGDWLALWFDGKKAWLRDPGGVNTAPADDAELVTPVRADVPTYGMALPDADEFPNGLDPLVIKPLPYKLPQGQVYVAGRASRAIYYNVGYDGVNDPNNHKVVLGGETYVPISYNHRWVYVKESDLEEA
- a CDS encoding TetR family transcriptional regulator, whose translation is MSLTERRKAATQLEIARAAAALFAEHGSDGTTAESIAERAGVSLRTFYRYFRTKQDAVAPLLNFGARRWQDLLAETPDDVPLPEALERAAQRAMTVREADEAGSLEWTRGLLRAAVDDPALRTVWATVNQDSEQQLLPLLAQRIGAEPTDLRVRLTAAAATTAIRVAVETWAAAETESPPVADLAAHCMRNLTAGLA
- a CDS encoding flavoprotein codes for the protein MRTLGVIGCGAGGVEGLRGELVEPAIDRGWQVAVTLTPTAGEWLRAIGEVERISQVTGLPCRVEARLPGEGRPHPDIDCYVACPATANTVVKLALGIADNQALTTLGEAIGTPEVPVVVFPKINATQVRHPAWQSHVDTLRAAGVHLLLDDQFAAHGPRSGNAPGIPWSEVLDTVERMTA
- a CDS encoding SDR family NAD(P)-dependent oxidoreductase; translated protein: MERFADRRVLITGAGSGIGQATVQRILAEGGRVAALDRSEEGLAATEAAAADNAERLTTMTVDIADEAAVRAGVAGAVAELGGLDVLVNAAGVLRSAHTHETTLEFWNSILQINLTGTFLVTREALPALLESGRGVVVNFSSTSASFAHPYMAAYAASKGGIQSFTHVLASEYASQGLRAVALAPGSISSGMTTGRGPGLPEDADMSLFTKLYPVVMKGMAPPETVAGLVAALASDDGAFVTGTELRVDGGTHM